In Spirobacillus cienkowskii, a genomic segment contains:
- a CDS encoding type II toxin-antitoxin system HicB family antitoxin yields MRVEGFIKKVIDNDITYFVAEVPSLLVVTDGDTEEEAYYMVQDAIGLMLEVHTEGKINKNNITIIPLDSEKFDVICSDTKSLHSFLLKQQRGKIKN; encoded by the coding sequence ATGAGGGTAGAAGGGTTTATAAAAAAAGTAATTGATAACGATATAACATATTTTGTTGCAGAAGTTCCTTCGTTATTAGTTGTAACTGATGGTGATACCGAAGAAGAAGCATACTATATGGTACAAGATGCCATTGGTTTGATGTTAGAAGTGCATACTGAGGGTAAAATAAATAAAAATAATATTACAATAATACCTTTGGACAGTGAAAAATTTGACGTAATCTGCTCTGACACTAAATCATTGCACTCTTTTTTGTTAAAACAACAGAGAGGAAAAATTAAAAATTAA
- a CDS encoding ABC transporter ATP-binding protein, with protein sequence MNSNLANIFFSCNNVYLNKGKKTLLKNINFQISISDGEFISLVGPSGCGKTTLLKAITGIEKISDGVISLSSNVISSSKIHLPIEQRNIGLVFQDLALFPHLNVAENIKYGLCKKNKTEVSARLNELLKLVQLNEQSEFYPHMLSGGQQQRVAFARSLAPKPKLLLLDEPFSGLDFSFRREIALKLKNIIKNQKTTSIYVTHQPEEALHLSDKIILMNNGEIVQIGTPQDIYLNPNNLFALQFFSQVNSMNAVCIDNNKCMTEFGKVNFNQNIVNKNEKEIKIHFRSDALIFSNNKIDENSERTQSLPFKIEEIRFHGQFSIYRLSHPKISEIFSVQHFCTSFKIGDIVHVSLKKDFLYVF encoded by the coding sequence ATGAATTCTAACTTAGCAAATATATTTTTTAGCTGCAATAATGTTTATTTAAATAAGGGAAAGAAAACACTTTTAAAAAATATAAATTTTCAAATTTCTATTTCTGATGGAGAATTTATCAGTCTTGTCGGTCCTTCTGGATGCGGCAAAACAACCCTTTTAAAAGCAATTACAGGAATAGAAAAAATTTCTGATGGCGTAATTTCTTTAAGTTCTAATGTGATTTCGAGTTCTAAAATTCATTTGCCCATTGAACAAAGAAATATTGGCTTGGTATTTCAAGATTTGGCATTATTTCCGCATTTAAATGTGGCAGAAAATATTAAATATGGGCTTTGTAAAAAAAATAAAACTGAAGTGAGCGCTCGCTTAAATGAACTGTTAAAACTTGTGCAGCTTAACGAGCAAAGCGAATTTTATCCTCATATGCTTTCGGGAGGACAACAACAAAGAGTTGCCTTTGCACGCTCTCTTGCTCCAAAACCTAAATTGTTACTGTTAGACGAACCCTTTTCGGGATTGGATTTTTCTTTTAGACGAGAAATTGCACTTAAATTAAAAAATATTATTAAAAATCAAAAGACAACAAGTATTTATGTTACGCATCAGCCAGAAGAAGCACTTCATTTATCTGATAAAATTATTTTAATGAACAATGGTGAAATTGTGCAAATTGGCACTCCTCAAGATATTTATTTAAATCCTAACAATCTTTTTGCGCTGCAGTTTTTTTCTCAGGTAAATTCAATGAATGCTGTTTGTATAGATAATAATAAGTGTATGACAGAATTTGGAAAAGTGAATTTTAATCAAAATATTGTAAATAAAAATGAAAAAGAAATAAAGATACATTTTCGATCTGATGCATTAATTTTTTCAAACAATAAAATTGATGAAAATTCTGAAAGAACCCAATCGCTTCCATTTAAAATAGAAGAAATTCGCTTTCACGGACAATTCTCGATATATCGTTTGAGTCATCCAAAAATATCAGAAATTTTTAGTGTTCAACACTTTTGCACAAGTTTTAAAATTGGAGATATTGTGCATGTTTCTCTTAAGAAAGATTTTCTATATGTTTTTTAA
- a CDS encoding iron ABC transporter permease, translating to MKKKLLKIFFIFLIILIQLPLISLIFSTLGFKLDTILHITENLLPKYLSNTLYLFIGVAVVMSIVSLPLAYLIARFQFPFRNYFEWGFLIPLSIPSYIFAYIFYQNKSYFPSLNSTFLASVIFTLSLYPYVYLFCKNAFMSIPKNLEYAAKSLGSTKLSVFFKIQLPIILPSFFSGIILVFMEVLADFGTVDFFSIDTIATGIFRVWSATGDTASASFLSLILFCISLLFLFYDNKLKSKISLLNNTDNQVKLNKLNRISGFLAFLYCFTIFLVSFILPFLYTVYKFYEEGWKHLNKHFLQISAQTFLLAFSSALLCTLISIFITYLIKINSHKDKLFNIGKLNAIGYSLPGSLIAIGIVINLAELDKLLNFIFHNLLNLKDIHIYTLGSYLALNLAYLTRFSAISHNCLSSQLGLINNNLYDASKTLNQKEFSTFRCIYFPLLKRSILASFLITFLDIIKELPAAMILRPFNFDTLAIEAYNLASDERFTEATPSILLIIVTALIPIIGYIFLQRFKKNEF from the coding sequence TTGAAAAAAAAATTACTTAAAATATTTTTTATATTTTTGATTATTCTCATTCAATTACCACTTATTAGTTTGATTTTTTCTACTTTAGGTTTTAAGTTAGATACTATTTTACATATTACAGAAAACCTTTTGCCTAAATATTTAAGCAATACGTTGTATCTTTTTATTGGTGTTGCAGTAGTAATGAGTATTGTTTCTTTACCGCTTGCTTACCTTATTGCGCGATTTCAGTTTCCGTTCAGAAATTATTTTGAATGGGGATTTTTAATTCCTTTATCAATTCCATCTTATATTTTTGCTTATATATTTTATCAAAATAAAAGTTATTTTCCATCTTTAAATTCAACATTTTTGGCATCTGTTATCTTTACGTTATCGCTGTATCCTTATGTGTATTTATTTTGTAAAAATGCTTTTATGAGTATTCCAAAAAATTTAGAATATGCGGCTAAAAGTTTGGGTTCTACAAAATTAAGTGTTTTTTTTAAAATTCAACTTCCCATTATTCTTCCTTCATTTTTTTCTGGAATAATACTAGTATTTATGGAAGTTCTTGCTGATTTTGGTACTGTAGATTTTTTTTCTATTGATACTATTGCAACCGGTATTTTTAGAGTATGGTCTGCAACAGGTGATACTGCCTCTGCTTCGTTTTTATCATTGATTCTTTTTTGTATATCGTTACTTTTTTTGTTTTATGATAATAAATTAAAAAGTAAGATTTCGCTGTTAAATAATACAGATAATCAAGTAAAGTTAAATAAATTAAATCGAATTTCTGGTTTTTTGGCGTTTTTATATTGCTTTACTATTTTTCTTGTTTCTTTTATTCTCCCATTTTTATATACAGTTTATAAATTTTATGAAGAAGGTTGGAAGCATTTAAATAAACATTTTTTGCAAATAAGCGCACAAACTTTTTTACTTGCTTTTAGTTCTGCTCTTTTGTGTACATTGATTTCAATTTTTATAACATATTTGATTAAAATAAATTCTCATAAAGATAAATTATTTAACATTGGAAAATTAAACGCAATTGGTTATTCGCTGCCCGGCTCTTTAATAGCAATTGGAATAGTAATTAATTTAGCAGAATTAGATAAATTATTAAATTTTATATTTCATAATTTACTAAATTTAAAAGACATACACATTTATACATTAGGGTCATATTTAGCACTAAATCTTGCCTATTTAACAAGGTTTAGTGCAATATCTCATAATTGTTTGTCGTCACAATTAGGGCTTATTAATAATAATTTGTATGACGCGTCTAAAACTCTAAATCAAAAAGAATTTTCTACTTTTAGATGCATTTATTTTCCGTTATTAAAAAGAAGTATTTTAGCGTCATTTCTTATAACTTTTTTAGATATTATAAAAGAATTGCCTGCAGCAATGATATTACGTCCATTTAATTTTGATACCTTAGCAATTGAAGCCTATAATTTAGCCTCTGATGAGCGTTTTACAGAGGCAACGCCTTCTATTCTTCTAATCATTGTAACAGCTTTAATTCCTATTATAGGTTATATTTTTCTTCAAAGGTTTAAAAAAAATGAATTCTAA
- a CDS encoding Rpn family recombination-promoting nuclease/putative transposase, whose product MFQTESVDIFDPKVDSIFKKIFGEKQELFIDLVNSVFANKNEKLVKSVTFSNSSLPKNIASGKEYFLDVLAELDDGSKINIEMQVAPEKHYVKRSLYYWSSLYSNQLATGNHYKGLNRCVCINIINFDLFPENNSYHRMLSVLDVDNHEIVAPDLEIHYLIIPKMPKHMYNGSMTRLEKWLLFFQAKNKKVFEELAMQDRLFEQAKETLYFLSHHPEERAAYTQRLKYLLDTASRLDDAKTEGEHNKAIEIAKKLKARDFSMIDIIDMTGLSPEELENL is encoded by the coding sequence ATGTTCCAAACCGAATCTGTCGATATTTTTGACCCCAAAGTGGATTCCATCTTCAAAAAGATTTTTGGCGAAAAACAAGAACTTTTTATTGACCTTGTCAATAGTGTGTTTGCCAATAAAAACGAAAAATTGGTAAAATCTGTTACCTTTTCAAACTCTTCTCTACCAAAAAATATTGCCAGTGGCAAAGAATATTTTTTGGATGTTCTGGCTGAGCTCGATGACGGCAGCAAAATCAATATTGAAATGCAGGTTGCACCAGAAAAACATTATGTCAAAAGAAGTTTGTATTATTGGAGCAGTTTGTATTCCAACCAATTGGCAACCGGCAATCATTACAAAGGCTTAAATCGCTGCGTGTGTATTAATATCATAAACTTTGACCTCTTCCCCGAAAACAATAGCTATCATAGAATGCTCTCTGTTTTAGATGTCGACAACCACGAAATTGTTGCCCCCGACCTTGAAATCCATTATTTAATTATACCCAAAATGCCCAAACATATGTATAATGGTAGTATGACAAGGCTTGAAAAATGGTTACTCTTCTTTCAAGCTAAAAACAAAAAAGTGTTCGAGGAACTCGCCATGCAAGATAGATTATTTGAACAAGCAAAAGAAACTTTGTACTTTTTGAGTCATCACCCCGAAGAAAGAGCGGCATACACTCAACGTTTAAAATATTTGCTAGACACCGCTTCTCGACTTGATGATGCTAAAACCGAGGGAGAACATAATAAAGCTATTGAAATCGCAAAAAAATTAAAAGCCAGAGACTTCTCAATGATAGATATTATAGATATGACTGGACTCTCGCCCGAAGAATTGGAAAATCTTTAA
- a CDS encoding type II toxin-antitoxin system Phd/YefM family antitoxin — protein MLIINMHEAKTNLSKLIDEAVKSGAGFMIAKSGKPIVIVEPIKKEKNPVIYGLMKRKIKIDDEDFDSPSKEINEMFYGKA, from the coding sequence GTGTTAATTATAAACATGCACGAAGCTAAAACAAATTTGTCTAAATTGATCGATGAGGCTGTTAAAAGCGGAGCTGGTTTTATGATTGCAAAATCTGGTAAACCTATTGTTATTGTGGAGCCTATTAAAAAAGAAAAAAATCCTGTTATTTACGGTCTTATGAAAAGAAAAATAAAAATTGATGATGAGGATTTTGACTCTCCAAGTAAAGAAATTAATGAAATGTTTTATGGTAAGGCTTAA
- a CDS encoding DUF6932 family protein, with protein sequence MENFKLAGIKKIWIDGSFVTSKFEPNDIDGCWRYDEKVNLDILDPVFLQKSLFLMKAKYGLEFFPAAFTEGYSGLPFPRFFQLNREGTPKGIIVVNLGDNNL encoded by the coding sequence ATTGAAAACTTTAAGCTTGCGGGTATTAAAAAAATATGGATTGACGGAAGCTTTGTTACTTCAAAATTTGAACCTAACGATATTGATGGCTGCTGGCGTTATGATGAAAAAGTTAATTTAGATATTTTAGACCCCGTTTTTTTGCAAAAATCTCTCTTCTTAATGAAAGCTAAATATGGACTAGAATTTTTTCCAGCTGCTTTTACCGAAGGCTATTCTGGTTTGCCTTTTCCAAGATTTTTTCAACTTAATAGAGAAGGAACCCCAAAAGGTATAATAGTTGTTAACTTAGGAGATAATAATTTATGA
- a CDS encoding helix-turn-helix transcriptional regulator, producing the protein MITSQKQLLAAKEKVKMLKESIITEQQKNVPEVLKLATIGQIEELISEIEVEINEYELLKNNKSSEIQIFSLEDLMNAPIKYRIAKGMSIEDFARKVHIHSRQIARYELDHYHNTSTDTLLKILVCLDVKISGMVKL; encoded by the coding sequence ATGATTACTAGTCAAAAACAACTTTTAGCAGCAAAAGAAAAAGTCAAAATGTTAAAAGAATCAATTATCACTGAGCAACAAAAAAATGTACCAGAAGTTTTAAAACTTGCTACAATTGGCCAAATTGAAGAACTTATTTCTGAAATTGAAGTTGAAATAAATGAATATGAACTATTAAAAAATAATAAATCTTCTGAAATACAAATATTTTCTTTAGAAGATTTAATGAATGCTCCAATTAAATATCGAATAGCAAAAGGTATGTCAATTGAAGATTTTGCTCGTAAAGTTCATATACATTCAAGACAAATTGCTCGTTACGAACTTGATCATTATCATAATACCTCAACTGATACTCTATTAAAAATATTAGTATGTCTTGATGTAAAGATTTCTGGAATGGTTAAGTTATAA
- a CDS encoding extracellular solute-binding protein encodes MKIFIKTIVLISMFNIPLQIFANNKIVQKEEINIYTSRHYEVDKKLYENFEKQENVKVNVLFIKEAAQIFERLKREGKHSPADVVLTVDAGSIWKAEQDNLFQPISSATIAQRLPESLRSDKNNWVAVSMRGRVIAYNKEKLKGNEIDTYENLANNNWKHKLLIRSSHNVYNQSLVAGFLNANGEKATSEWLKNVSGNLARTPEGGDTDQLLALANNVGEMAVVNTYYYARMLNSNEAKFRSAANKIGIIFPNQKNRGAHVNISTAALAKYAPNKEKAIKFIEFLLTKESQTMIMNENYEYPVTIDVEWNKTLQELGKAKFDLDGIKQIGSNSLEALKLLDKYGWR; translated from the coding sequence ATGAAAATATTTATAAAAACAATAGTTTTAATTTCTATGTTCAATATTCCATTGCAAATATTTGCAAACAATAAGATAGTTCAAAAAGAAGAAATAAATATATACACTTCAAGGCATTACGAGGTTGATAAAAAACTGTATGAAAATTTTGAAAAACAAGAAAACGTAAAAGTTAATGTTTTGTTTATCAAAGAAGCCGCGCAAATTTTTGAAAGGCTTAAGCGTGAGGGCAAACATAGCCCGGCCGATGTGGTGCTCACAGTTGATGCAGGGAGTATTTGGAAAGCCGAACAAGACAATCTTTTTCAACCTATCAGTTCTGCTACCATTGCGCAGCGTCTTCCTGAAAGCTTAAGAAGTGATAAAAACAATTGGGTTGCAGTGAGTATGCGTGGCCGCGTGATTGCCTACAACAAAGAAAAGCTCAAAGGTAACGAGATTGATACTTATGAAAATTTAGCAAACAACAATTGGAAACACAAATTGCTCATTCGTTCTTCGCACAATGTGTACAATCAATCGCTTGTGGCAGGATTTTTAAATGCAAATGGAGAAAAGGCAACCTCAGAATGGCTAAAAAATGTGTCTGGTAATTTAGCCCGCACACCAGAAGGCGGAGATACAGATCAACTGTTGGCTTTGGCAAACAATGTAGGAGAAATGGCAGTTGTTAATACCTATTATTATGCCCGTATGCTCAATTCCAATGAGGCAAAATTTCGCTCTGCAGCAAATAAAATTGGAATTATTTTTCCAAATCAAAAAAACAGAGGAGCGCATGTTAATATTAGTACCGCGGCGTTGGCAAAATATGCTCCCAATAAAGAAAAAGCGATTAAATTTATAGAATTTCTTCTTACCAAAGAATCACAAACAATGATTATGAATGAAAACTACGAATATCCTGTTACCATTGATGTTGAGTGGAATAAAACTTTACAAGAACTTGGAAAAGCAAAATTTGATTTAGATGGTATAAAACAAATTGGCTCTAATTCTCTTGAAGCGCTTAAGTTATTAGATAAGTATGGTTGGAGATAA
- a CDS encoding Panacea domain-containing protein, with amino-acid sequence MQKIDPIQLSKWIIHNLPETNCGLNELTHLKLQKLSYYCYGICIANNIDPHFEQFIFEAWKHGPVCRSIYNEFKVFSNKNILKSSINKPSIPFAKEIEQLLLKVLYLYGSLTPWKIRQQSHLEEPWKFAFESNNIIIDENKIKNTFINKFFNPKKERIYGPEYVFDLSSFELDGIPIIGFKSFDELVNTAKKIYFESP; translated from the coding sequence ATGCAAAAAATAGATCCTATTCAGTTGTCAAAATGGATCATTCATAATCTACCAGAGACGAACTGTGGGTTAAATGAATTAACTCATTTAAAACTACAAAAGTTGTCTTATTATTGTTATGGTATTTGTATAGCAAACAATATTGATCCTCATTTTGAACAATTTATTTTTGAAGCATGGAAACATGGTCCTGTGTGTAGATCAATTTATAATGAGTTTAAAGTTTTTAGTAATAAAAATATTTTAAAAAGCAGTATTAATAAACCAAGCATTCCGTTTGCAAAAGAGATAGAACAATTATTATTAAAGGTATTATATTTATATGGAAGTTTAACTCCTTGGAAAATTAGACAACAATCTCATTTAGAAGAACCTTGGAAATTTGCTTTTGAAAGCAATAATATTATAATTGACGAAAACAAAATTAAAAATACTTTTATTAATAAATTTTTTAATCCAAAAAAAGAAAGAATTTATGGACCAGAATATGTTTTTGATTTAAGTAGCTTTGAATTAGATGGAATACCAATTATAGGGTTTAAATCTTTTGATGAACTTGTAAATACTGCTAAAAAAATTTATTTTGAGAGCCCATGA
- a CDS encoding Rpn family recombination-promoting nuclease/putative transposase, with amino-acid sequence MFQSESVDIFDPKVDSIFKKIFGEKQELFIDLVNSVFANKNEKLVKSVTFSNSSLPKNIASGKECFLDVLAELDDGSKINIEMQVAPEKHYVKRSLYYWSSLYSNQLATGNHYKGLNRCVCINIINFDLFPENNSYHRMLSVLDVDNHEIVAPDLEIHYLIIPKMPKGMYNGSMTRLEKWLLFFQAKNKKVFEELAMQDRLFEQAKETLYFLSHHPEERAAYTQRLKYLLDTASRIDDAEARGEARGEHKKALETAKNMKANDFSLMIIVKMTGLSPEEVENL; translated from the coding sequence ATGTTCCAAAGCGAATCTGTCGATATTTTTGACCCCAAAGTGGATTCCATCTTCAAAAAGATTTTTGGCGAAAAACAAGAACTTTTTATTGACCTTGTCAATAGTGTGTTTGCCAATAAAAACGAAAAATTGGTAAAATCTGTTACCTTTTCAAACTCTTCTCTGCCAAAAAATATTGCCAGTGGCAAAGAATGTTTTTTGGATGTTCTGGCTGAGCTCGATGACGGCAGCAAAATCAATATTGAAATGCAGGTTGCACCAGAAAAACATTATGTCAAAAGAAGTTTGTATTATTGGAGCAGTTTGTATTCCAACCAATTGGCAACCGGCAATCATTACAAAGGCTTAAATCGCTGCGTGTGTATTAATATCATAAACTTTGACCTCTTCCCCGAAAACAATAGCTATCATAGAATGCTCTCTGTTTTAGATGTCGACAACCACGAAATTGTTGCCCCAGACCTTGAAATCCATTATTTAATTATACCCAAAATGCCTAAAGGTATGTATAATGGTAGTATGACAAGGCTTGAAAAATGGTTACTCTTCTTTCAAGCTAAAAACAAAAAAGTGTTCGAGGAACTCGCCATGCAAGATAGATTATTTGAACAAGCAAAAGAAACTTTGTACTTTTTGAGTCATCACCCCGAAGAACGAGCGGCATACACCCAACGTTTAAAATATCTGTTAGATACCGCTTCTCGAATTGATGATGCTGAAGCTAGAGGCGAAGCTAGAGGTGAGCATAAAAAAGCGCTTGAAACAGCAAAAAACATGAAAGCAAATGATTTTTCATTAATGATTATTGTTAAAATGACAGGACTCTCGCCCGAAGAAGTAGAAAATCTTTAA
- a CDS encoding type II toxin-antitoxin system VapC family toxin translates to MKILLDTHIIIWIMQDSKKLTKKARKVIDEATEIYYSPISIWEIIIKKNLGKLDLNLSELKECLDRNCFRELPLTSEHVITLNELPNIHKDPFDRIIISQALCEPLKLITADVTVKQYSEFIILI, encoded by the coding sequence ATGAAAATTTTACTTGATACACACATTATTATTTGGATAATGCAAGATTCAAAAAAATTAACAAAAAAAGCTCGTAAAGTTATAGATGAAGCCACAGAAATTTATTATAGTCCAATTTCAATTTGGGAAATTATAATTAAAAAAAATCTAGGTAAATTAGATTTAAATTTAAGTGAATTAAAAGAATGTCTTGATAGAAATTGTTTTCGAGAGCTTCCTTTAACTTCTGAGCATGTTATAACCTTGAATGAATTACCAAATATTCATAAAGATCCATTTGATAGAATAATTATTTCACAAGCTTTGTGCGAACCTCTTAAACTGATTACAGCGGATGTAACAGTAAAACAGTATTCAGAGTTTATAATTTTAATTTAA
- a CDS encoding PAS domain-containing protein, with the protein MQKSELMNDLNHEEFQGLVNAIDKSQAIIVFNLEGTILTANENFLKTVGYSLDEIKGKHHRMFCDPAYVASPEYQAFWQRLGRGEFDAGRYKRFGNGGKAVWIQATYNPIFDMNNKPFKVVKFATNISPQVALEEEVTKIAINFATKSKEISSQAKAVASGAQSLGATAEEMSASVEELSA; encoded by the coding sequence ATGCAAAAATCAGAGCTCATGAATGATCTTAACCATGAGGAGTTTCAGGGATTAGTAAACGCGATTGATAAATCACAAGCTATAATTGTATTTAATTTAGAAGGCACTATTCTCACAGCAAACGAAAACTTTTTGAAAACGGTTGGCTACTCACTTGATGAGATTAAAGGCAAACATCATCGTATGTTTTGTGATCCTGCATACGTAGCCTCACCAGAGTATCAAGCATTTTGGCAAAGGCTTGGCCGCGGTGAGTTTGATGCTGGGCGTTACAAGCGTTTTGGAAATGGGGGAAAAGCAGTATGGATTCAAGCAACATATAATCCAATTTTCGATATGAACAATAAACCATTTAAAGTTGTTAAATTTGCAACCAATATTTCTCCTCAGGTTGCACTCGAAGAAGAAGTCACAAAAATCGCAATCAATTTTGCAACTAAGTCAAAAGAAATTTCATCACAAGCAAAGGCAGTAGCTTCTGGGGCGCAGTCTCTTGGCGCAACAGCCGAAGAAATGAGTGCATCAGTTGAAGAACTCAGTGCGTGA
- a CDS encoding helix-turn-helix transcriptional regulator, whose amino-acid sequence MISINFLSTQEMQKKIAEQARAKRLNLNLSQQSLAQRSGVSYGALKKFEKTGEISLKSLLKLSIVLKATNDFNALFAPESPEAALSLDALMKQDTRKRGRT is encoded by the coding sequence ATGATATCAATTAATTTTTTAAGCACGCAAGAAATGCAAAAGAAAATAGCCGAACAAGCCCGTGCCAAAAGGCTCAATCTCAATTTAAGTCAGCAATCTTTGGCGCAAAGATCGGGTGTGAGTTATGGTGCTTTAAAAAAGTTTGAAAAAACTGGGGAAATTTCACTAAAATCATTATTAAAACTATCTATAGTGCTAAAAGCTACCAATGATTTTAATGCGTTATTTGCCCCCGAAAGCCCAGAGGCAGCGTTATCTCTCGATGCGCTTATGAAGCAGGATACAAGAAAAAGAGGGAGAACATGA
- a CDS encoding DNA-processing protein DprA, whose amino-acid sequence MENSILTELHKCNSNLSLEVGSYEALWDQGDFIGYAKLAKMFENGCKHPSNFIAAEIAEKYYSEVMKRVTSANINHFGVTMRGSQNYQTSFLDAQSPLEIIYYQGFWDLVCTPCVAIIGTRQPSEAGVRRTQKLTQGLVEKGFTIVSGLAAGIDTVAHQTAIKFNGKTIGVIGTPLSVFYPKENKDLQQKIAQEHLIISQVPFIKYEKQNLKTKRFYFLERNKTMSVLTKATIIVEAGETSGTLVQAEAALKQKRKLFILQNNFENPKLTWPLKFKQKGAVCIKNFDDVFENLKQ is encoded by the coding sequence ATGGAGAATAGTATTTTAACAGAGTTGCATAAATGTAATTCCAATCTCAGTCTTGAGGTTGGAAGTTACGAAGCTTTATGGGATCAAGGCGACTTTATTGGTTATGCAAAACTCGCAAAAATGTTTGAGAACGGATGCAAACATCCTTCAAATTTTATAGCAGCAGAAATAGCTGAAAAATATTACAGTGAAGTTATGAAAAGAGTGACGAGCGCGAATATTAATCATTTTGGTGTGACAATGCGTGGTAGCCAAAATTATCAAACTTCATTCTTAGACGCACAAAGTCCTTTAGAAATTATTTACTATCAGGGATTTTGGGATCTTGTTTGTACACCATGTGTGGCAATTATTGGTACTCGCCAGCCAAGTGAAGCAGGGGTTAGAAGAACGCAAAAACTCACGCAAGGCTTGGTAGAGAAAGGTTTTACAATTGTGTCTGGCCTTGCTGCTGGCATTGATACAGTTGCGCATCAAACGGCAATAAAATTTAATGGCAAAACAATTGGGGTTATTGGCACTCCTTTATCTGTTTTTTATCCAAAAGAAAACAAAGATCTTCAACAAAAAATAGCACAAGAGCACCTTATTATTAGTCAGGTACCTTTTATAAAGTATGAAAAACAAAATTTAAAAACAAAAAGATTTTATTTTTTAGAACGAAATAAAACTATGTCTGTGTTAACTAAAGCAACTATTATTGTTGAAGCAGGTGAAACATCGGGCACTCTGGTTCAAGCCGAAGCTGCTTTAAAACAAAAAAGAAAATTATTTATTTTACAAAATAACTTTGAAAATCCTAAATTAACTTGGCCTTTGAAATTTAAACAAAAGGGTGCGGTTTGTATAAAAAATTTTGATGATGTTTTTGAAAATCTTAAACAATAA